Sequence from the Kineosporia succinea genome:
ACTGGCGCACCGCCGCGGCCGAGGCCTGCCGCCTGCCGGCCTTCGTGATCTTCACCGACGCCACGCTGATGGCGATCGCCGAGGCGAAACCGCGCGATCCCGGTGAGCTCTCCTCGCTGCCCGGGGTCGGGGCCTCCAAGCTGCAGCGATGGGGCGACGACGTGTTCGCGGTGCTGGCCGGGAAGTCCTGGGAAACCCCCTAGGGGGTGTTTACGGCCTATCGTGGTTCGTGACCCATGAGCTCGGTATGGCCAGGTTTCGGAGGATCCCTCGGTGATCAGCGCGAAGACGCTGTTCGAACGCGCCGTGAAGACGCACCTCGAGGCCCAGGGGCTGCTCGACGCGGTGCGGGAGCGGCTCGACCGGCTCGAGGCCGACTCGACGCACAGCGCCGAGTCGGCTCAGCAGCAGACCGCCCTGGCGGCGCGGCTGGAACGTGCGGCGGCGGCCGCGGCCCCGCAGTGGCTGGGCGCACCCTGGCCGGTCATCGGCGAGCAGCGCTTTCCCCTCGAGCACACGGCCCGGGCCGGTGATCCGGCGATGATCCGGATCGGCGACGCACAGCCCCTGCCCGGCGTCGGCTTCCCGGTGGTGGTGCCGTTCACCGGCGTCGGCCACATCGCGCTCGACACCGACGCCCGCGACCCGGCCGTGGCCGGGCTCCTGCGCAGCGTGATCACCCGGCTGGTGGCCTCTTTCCCGGCCGGTCAGCTGCGTCTCCTCGCCGTCGACGGCGGTGCCCTCGGCGCCCCGCTGGCCCCGTTCCACGCCCTGGTCCCGGCCGGGGTGATGAACGAGCCGGTGAGTGGGCTGGAGGAGTTCCGCGAGCTGCTCACCGAGGCCGAGGAGCAGGTCAAGCAGGTGCAGGCCGGGCTGAACCCGTCGCCCGACGTGCTGGTGCTGGTCACCGCGGCGCTGCCGCCGAACTGCGGCCGGGGCGACCTCGCCCGGCTCGCGGCCCTGGCCCACGCCGGCCCGGCCGCGCGGGTGCACCTGCTGCTGGCCGGCTGGGGGAGCCGGTCCCGGTCGTCGTGGGACCAGGCCCCGCCGCTCGAGCGCACCACCCTGGTGACCAGCGACCCGTCCTCCCGCGGGCACTTCCGGGTGGGCGACCCGCCGCTGGAGAGCTTCGGGGGCGAGGGCCGTGCGCTCAACGCCGCCGTCTCGCTCGACCCGGCGCCGCCGCCCGGGCTGATCGACGAGCTGTGCCGCCGGGTCGCCGCCAAGGCCGAGTCCGACGGCAAGCTGGTGTTCGACGACCTGGTGCCCGAGAAGCTCTGGACGCAGTCGTCGGTCGACGGCCTGACCACCCTGATCGGGCGGGTCGGCCGGGGCGACGCCCTGGTCTCGCTCGACGACCAGACGCCGCACTGGCTGGTCGCCGGGCGCACCGGCTCGGGCAAGACGGTCTTCCTGCTCGACATTCTCTACGGCCTGGCTGCCCGCTACTCACCCGACGAACTCGCGCTCTACCTGCTGGATTTCAAGGAGGGCGTGTCGTTCTCGGAGTTCATCCCGACCGAGATCGACCCGACCTGGGTGCCGCACGCCCGCACCGTCGGCGTCGAGTCCGACCGGGAGTACGGCCTGGCCGTGCTCACCGAGCTGGTGCGCGAGATGAGCCGCCGGGCCGCCGCGATGAAGAAGGCCGGCGTCACCAACCTGGCCCAGTTGCGCACCTCCCGCCCCGACGTCGCGCTGCCCCGCGTCCTGACCGTGATCGACGAGTTCCACGTGCTGCTCAAGGGCACCGACGACACCGCCAAGCGTTCGGTGGCCCTGCTCGAGGAGATCGCCCGCAAGGGCCGGTCGTACGGCGTGCACCTGATCATGGCCAGCCAGTCGATCGCCGGCATCGAGTCGCTCTTCACCAAGGGCAAGTCGGTCTTCGGGCAGTTCGGCATGCGGGTCGCGCTGTCCGGGGGCGGCGGCATCCTCGACACCATGAACGACGCGGCGGCCGCTCTGCCGGTCGGCCAGATCGTGCTCAACGACGCGGCCGGTGTGGCCAGCGCCAACCGCCGAGCCCGGTTTCCCGACGCCGACGCGCCCAGCCTGCACTCGCTGCGCCACCGGATGTGGGAGATGCGGATGCCCGGCTCTCCGCCGCCCGCGGTGTTCATCGGGTACGCCGAGTACTCCGTCGACGAGGCGCCCCCGCCGTCCCGCCGCGTCGTCGGCCGCCGCCGCAAGGTGGCGCTGGTCGGGCGCCAGGTCGATGTGGGCCTGTCCTCGGCCGCGTTCCCGCTCGACTCCTCGCCCGGTCGTCACCTGGCGGTGCTCGGCACCTCACCGGTCGGCGCCGACGTGCTGGCCTCGGCCGCGATCAGCCTGGCCGGGCAGCACGCTCCCGGTGAGGCCACCTTCCACCTGGTGAGCCTGGTCGGGGCCGTCGACGAAGAGGTGGACCAGCTCGAGAGCCGGCTGCTGCGGGGCGGGCACCAGGCCGGGATGCTGCGGCTGCCCGACTATCCCCAGCTGCTGCGGCGTCTGGTCGACGAGCCGCCCAAGCTGATGAACCCCACCTATGTCTTCGTCTACGGCGCCGACGCGGCCACCTCCACCCTCAAGCAGAAGGAACGCGGCCGGGCCGGCATCGACGACTTCCGCAAGCTGCTGCGTGAGGGCCCGGCGGCGGGGGTGCACTTCTTCGGCTGGTGGCGGGGTGTGCGGCGTCTGGTCGATGACCTCGGTCTCGGCGGCAAGGACGACGTGGCCGGCGTGGTCGCGCTCAACGTGAAGGGCAACGAGGTCGGCTCGCTGATCGGCCGGGCGAACCTGCACTGGCAGCCGCGGCACAACCGGGCACTGCTGATCGACCGGCACGAGGACCGCGAGGAACTGATCGTCCCGTTCGTCTCTCCGGGGCGCTACAGCGAGGAGTTCGCCTGATGCCGTCGACTGCCGAGGGCTGGGCCGAGTACGCGGAGTACGCCCGGCGGCTGGATGCGGTGCGGGCCGAGGAGAACGCGCGCACGGCCGGGATCCGCGAGGGCGTGGCCGAGATGTCCGAGCACGCCGACGAACTCCTGGCCCGGCTCGAGAACCAGCGCTACCACATGACCGCGTTCGCCTCGAAGGCGAAACTGCGCCCGCCGGTCGGGCCCGGGCCGGTGCCGGAGGGGCCGGTGGAGCCACAGACCGACCTGGCCCGGGTGGCCCAGCTGCTCGACGCCGCCGAGGTCGAGGGCGCGGCCGCGCACAACCGGGCGATCCGGCCCAACCTGCTGCCCGGTCTGGGTGGGGGCACCCGTGGGTTCGTGGTGTTCGGGGTGACGGCCCTGGTCATCATGCTGGTGCAGTTCATCGGTTTCGCCACGACCGGCAACAACCCCGACTTCATCCGTTACGGCGTGGTGGTGCCGCTCATCGGGTTCGTGGTGGCGTCGGTCGCGCTGAAACTGGGCAACCGGTCACGGGACCCGGAGGTCGCCGCGTCGCCGGTGCCCACCCGTCTGGGACTGCTGCTGTGCTTCGGCGCGTTGCCCGTGCTCTTCCTGATCCTGATTGCCGTGAACAGGTCCTGAACCGGCACCCCCAAAACTTTTTTGGAAATTCCAAAGACGCTGTGCCGCAACGAGAACACCTGGATTACTAGCCCGTTCGGGTGGGTGCCACGCAGTATTCGCCGTTAAATACGTTGTCCCTGCGGCACAGAGGCGTCTACTCTCGATCTCGTTGTCCTGAAGTGACGACAATCGCGCTGCGGCAGGCCTGAAGAAGGCCCGCCCGAGTAGAGAGCAGGAGGTGGCGACACGTGAACACGCAAACGATCAGCATGCGTAGCGCGGCCACCCCGATCTCCTCGGGCTTCGCCGCTCTGAGCGCGCGCGGGTATTGCCTCGGTGCCACCGAACTCGTTCTGACGGGTGAAGTGCGCTTGCAGGTCATCTCGCCGAACCAGGATTCCTTCTGGGGCGGTAGTGGCTTTGCCGCCGCCGGGGCTGGCCTGACGGGTCAGCCGTCCGCCGTGCGCCCGATCTCCGATTTCTCCAAGCCCCGTTACGGGTCTCAGGCCAGCGATGGCTCCGGATAGGCAAACGCCTCTTCCGGCCTCGCTTGAAGCCGCGGACCCCCTCGGGGGTCCGCGGCTTTTTCGTTGTCTGACAAGGGTTTTCCGGTTCACCGATGAGAAGACAGTCAGCTCCTGTTCCCAATTCGAAAGATGAAACAGCTCCCGGCCGGCGCCGGGGGAACAACCCGAGGGGGATGAAACCCGTGCAGCTCACCGCCTTGCTCGACGCCTTGGTGGAAGAGATCGACCAGGTCACCACCGAGATGCCATGCCGGGTGTTCGACGCGGAGCTCTGGTTCGCAGAGTCTCCGACGGATGTGGAGCACGCGAAGGCTCTGTGCAACGACTGCCCGGTGCGGGCCGAATGCCTTGCCGGCGCCCTGGAGCGGCACGAGCCGTGGGGTGTCTGGGGTGGCGAGCTCTTCGTCGCCGGCGTGGTCGTCCCGCGCAAGCGGCCCCGGGGCCGGCCGCGGAAGGTCGTGGTGGCCGCCTGACAACGGCGGCCACCCGGCCCTCCGGCCGGCGTCCTGGCTCGCGAAACCTGCAATGACGTAATGAGTTTCGTTCCTAGGGGGAACTGCCATGCACGCCAGCCTGTACAACTACGAGCTGATCAAACTAGAACACGCCGAGGCGCGTCGCGTCGCTGCCGACGAGCGCTACGCCGCCGTTGTGCTGCGTGCCCGCCGCCGCACGAAGCGGGCACTGTGGACGAAGGTGACGGCGGTGGCCGCCGTCCGTCGCTGAGAATTTCTGTCCGGAAACGTATCTGGGACGCAACGTCACAACTCTGACTGACGTCTTGCTGTCGGAACGGGGCTGACCATCGGAGGGGGTGGTCAGCCCCGTTTCGCTTTGTCCTGCGCCTACTCTCCCGTCTATGACAGATGCTCGTGCTCTCGTCGCCCGGGAGCTGGTCCGGCTCGAAGACATCGTCGACCTGGTCGCGTACCCCGACGACGGCACGGTCGTCGTGCACGGATCCCGGGGAGTGGTCCGGCTGCATCCGGGCGAACGGCACGAGGTGCTCGAAGGTGTGGATCCGGTGGGCGTCACCGATCCGCTCGCGTTCCTGCCCTATCCGCTCGAGCAGGCCGACCCGTCACCGTCCAATGCCGGTAACTCGTACCCGGAACCGGCCCGGCGGCTGCTGTCGTTCTTCGCCGACGCCGATCGCAGCCCGGATCTCGTTGTCATGCACACCCCCTCACACTTCTTCGGGAACGAGGGCGGGCACGTCGGGGAACACGGCTCGCTCGACGTGATCCAGTCGCGGGCGCCGTTCCTGCTGTCCGGGGCCGGGGTTCCGGCGCGGGGTGCGGTCGAGGGGTATGCGCGGCTGATCGACGTGGCGCCGACTCTGTTGCACCTCGCGGGGGTTTCGGTGGTTGGGGTGCCACCGCTTGAGGACGCGTCGGCCGGGGTTTCGGTGGCGACGTCGGGTGTCGAGGGGGTGGGGCCGAGGACCGAGGTGGTTGCGCCAGGGTTCGAGGTGGTTGCGCCAGGGGGCGAGGGGGCGGCGTCGGGTGTCGAGGGGGTGGCGAGAACCGACATGGTGGACGACGCCCCTCACCGGTTCGTGATCGGCCTGCTCTGGGACGGAGCCCACTGCTCCGACCTTCTCGCCCTGGCGGCGGCGGGTGAGCTGCCGGCCGTCGCCTCGCTCCTGGCCGACGGCACGGCCCTGACCGGGGGAGCGGTGGCCGAGTTTCCCAGCGTCACCTTGTGCAACCACACCACCGCGCTGACCGGGGTGGGGCCGGGACGTCACGGGATTCTGGGCAACGTCTTCTACGACCGGGCCCGGCGCGAGCGGATCAACGCGAACGACGAGAGCACCTGGCACCGCAGTGCGGAGTGGCTGCGACCCGGGGTGATGACGGTGTTCGAGCGTCTGGCCCAGGCCCGGCCGTCGTCGCGCAGTCTGTGCGTGAACGAGGCGGTGGACCGAGGAGCGACGGTCTCGACGATGCAGCTGGTCCGGGCGCTGAGTGGTGCGGGGCCGGACCTGGCGTCGGGCCCGGAGGCTGGGACGGCGTCTGCTTCGGGGGATGTGGCCGGCGCGGGTTCCGGATCCGGGGCGGGCCGGGTCGCGATCACCGACTACCTGCCGTCGGCCGCGGACAGCCCCTACCTCGGCGAGCCGGCCCACCTGTCCGACCGTTACTTCGGCTGGGCCACGCAGGTCGACGACTCCGGCCTCGACCAGATGCGGCAGGCCTGGGCGTCAGCCGACTCGGCCCCCGACCTCACCTGGTGGTCGACGGTCGTCACCGATGCCGGGCACCACGCGGGGGGCCCGCGTTCGAAGATCGCCCGGGACAGCCTTCGCGACGCCGACCGGCGTCTGGGCGTGTTCCTCGCCCACCTCGACACCCTGGGGGTGCGCGACCAGGTCACGTTCCTGCTCACGGCCGACCACGGCTTCGAGCGCACGGACGAGGCGGTCACCGGATCGTGGAGCGAGACCCTGGCCGATGCCTGTGGGCGACTGGGCGTCACCTACCGCGACGAGGGACCCGGCTTCGTCTACCTCGACGTGGACTGAGCCCGGCGTTCAATGAATGCGCGGCGCTGTTCAACCGGGTAATCACTGGTGAATAGCGTGCGGGTGATCAGAAAATGTACTGGAGCAATCAATCATCGGATGCATTCTCCGGCCGACAGGTAGGGATTAGCAGGTCCGCGGCCGGATGGCTGCGGACCGTGCGGTCGCCGGTCCCGTCATCGGTGCGGGAGCGGCCTGCCTGACCCGACGGTGCGGGGGTGCATGTGGCCTATCGGTGAGGGGTAGGGCCGGTCAGTGCCCTACGCCGCGCACGTCCTGGCCGGCTTCGATCTCGAGAATTCGCTCCCGGGCGCAGTTTTCGCAGTCCCAGAGGGCGACTCCGTTGATCACCGACCAGGCCCCGACGACCCGGTAGAGATCTTGTGGGGCCGGTGCGAGGCAGGACCGGCAGTGGGTGTGGGCGCCGGCCTGCGAGGGAATCGCAGCCAGTCCGGCTGGGTGGGGTTCGGCGACGCGGGACTCTGAACGCAGTGAGCCATTCATGGGCTTCAGGGTACGCATTTCGAGTAACGCGCGGATGACGGTTCACCGTTCCGGCCGATATCTGCACGACATCTGGATGTATCGCGGGGCTGTGCTCGGGCAGCCAATTCATCTCGGGATCCGGGATTTGCGTCTCATTCTCCGGATGCCCGATGAATGCCCGGACGCGTTCGCGACTTTTCGGGCGGCAACCCTGTGTGATCCCTGCCCGGGGACCTCCGGTGCTGGTCGCAGGCTGTGTGGTTGCTGTCGGCGCGCCCGCGCGGCGTGCCGGTCGAGCCTTCCGGACGGCTCACACAGGGTCAACCGACCCGTCGGGCTGCGCGTTCGCGCCGGGTGCCGGGCGCGTCCGGACCCGATAGGAGCGGTGGTTCGACGCAGGCCCACGACGGCCGGTTGCGAGGTGGCGATGTGGTGCTCATCACTGCAGTGCCCGTGCGCACCCGTACGCCGTAATGAGGAACGGAATCCGGCCGTTCGCCGGGGGTGGGGGGTCCGGAGGTCGGGCGGGGCCCGGCCTGGTGGTGGGTCAGGGAGCCACGTCGTCGGGCTCGAGCTCGTAGGCACCGACGTCGAACCCGGGCAGCCACTCCTGCAGCACCTCGGGCACGGGCACGTCACCGTCGATCTGGCACAGCACCGCGATGCCACCCAGCCAGACCCGGTGGATCAGGAGGTACTCGGGCGGCAGGTTGAGTTTGAGGCCCATCGTCCAGTCGGGCCGCCGCACGTCGTTGACGTAGGTGAAGAGCGAGCGCATCCACGAGCGCTCGAAGCGCCAGCTGGGGTGACGGATCGGCTCGATGAACGGGGCCAGGTAGGTGAGCAGGGCCTCGCCGTCGATCGTGATGCTCGACTTGATGAAGCCGAGCTCGCGCAGACCGTCGACCACCGCGTCCGCCTCACCCGCGAGGGCCAGCGTGAGCAGGTGCCCCATCTC
This genomic interval carries:
- a CDS encoding FtsK/SpoIIIE domain-containing protein, yielding MISAKTLFERAVKTHLEAQGLLDAVRERLDRLEADSTHSAESAQQQTALAARLERAAAAAAPQWLGAPWPVIGEQRFPLEHTARAGDPAMIRIGDAQPLPGVGFPVVVPFTGVGHIALDTDARDPAVAGLLRSVITRLVASFPAGQLRLLAVDGGALGAPLAPFHALVPAGVMNEPVSGLEEFRELLTEAEEQVKQVQAGLNPSPDVLVLVTAALPPNCGRGDLARLAALAHAGPAARVHLLLAGWGSRSRSSWDQAPPLERTTLVTSDPSSRGHFRVGDPPLESFGGEGRALNAAVSLDPAPPPGLIDELCRRVAAKAESDGKLVFDDLVPEKLWTQSSVDGLTTLIGRVGRGDALVSLDDQTPHWLVAGRTGSGKTVFLLDILYGLAARYSPDELALYLLDFKEGVSFSEFIPTEIDPTWVPHARTVGVESDREYGLAVLTELVREMSRRAAAMKKAGVTNLAQLRTSRPDVALPRVLTVIDEFHVLLKGTDDTAKRSVALLEEIARKGRSYGVHLIMASQSIAGIESLFTKGKSVFGQFGMRVALSGGGGILDTMNDAAAALPVGQIVLNDAAGVASANRRARFPDADAPSLHSLRHRMWEMRMPGSPPPAVFIGYAEYSVDEAPPPSRRVVGRRRKVALVGRQVDVGLSSAAFPLDSSPGRHLAVLGTSPVGADVLASAAISLAGQHAPGEATFHLVSLVGAVDEEVDQLESRLLRGGHQAGMLRLPDYPQLLRRLVDEPPKLMNPTYVFVYGADAATSTLKQKERGRAGIDDFRKLLREGPAAGVHFFGWWRGVRRLVDDLGLGGKDDVAGVVALNVKGNEVGSLIGRANLHWQPRHNRALLIDRHEDREELIVPFVSPGRYSEEFA
- a CDS encoding WhiB family transcriptional regulator, which codes for MRRQSAPVPNSKDETAPGRRRGNNPRGMKPVQLTALLDALVEEIDQVTTEMPCRVFDAELWFAESPTDVEHAKALCNDCPVRAECLAGALERHEPWGVWGGELFVAGVVVPRKRPRGRPRKVVVAA
- a CDS encoding alkaline phosphatase family protein, which codes for MTDARALVARELVRLEDIVDLVAYPDDGTVVVHGSRGVVRLHPGERHEVLEGVDPVGVTDPLAFLPYPLEQADPSPSNAGNSYPEPARRLLSFFADADRSPDLVVMHTPSHFFGNEGGHVGEHGSLDVIQSRAPFLLSGAGVPARGAVEGYARLIDVAPTLLHLAGVSVVGVPPLEDASAGVSVATSGVEGVGPRTEVVAPGFEVVAPGGEGAASGVEGVARTDMVDDAPHRFVIGLLWDGAHCSDLLALAAAGELPAVASLLADGTALTGGAVAEFPSVTLCNHTTALTGVGPGRHGILGNVFYDRARRERINANDESTWHRSAEWLRPGVMTVFERLAQARPSSRSLCVNEAVDRGATVSTMQLVRALSGAGPDLASGPEAGTASASGDVAGAGSGSGAGRVAITDYLPSAADSPYLGEPAHLSDRYFGWATQVDDSGLDQMRQAWASADSAPDLTWWSTVVTDAGHHAGGPRSKIARDSLRDADRRLGVFLAHLDTLGVRDQVTFLLTADHGFERTDEAVTGSWSETLADACGRLGVTYRDEGPGFVYLDVD